GATCGCGGTGGTGCGCAAGACCGACGGAACCGTCGCCGCCTACCATAATGTCTGCCCGCATCGCGGACGGCGGCTGACCGCCGGCTGCGGCCGGATGGGCAAGTTCCACTGCAAATATCATGGCTGGCAATGGACGCTCGACGGCAAGCCGGCCGAGGTGGTCGACCGCAAGGACTGGGGCGATCTGCTCCAGGATGGCGAGATCACGCTGCAATCGGTGAAGGTCGCGAGCTGGGGCGGCTGGCTGTTCATCAACATGGACCCCGACAGCGAGAGTCTGGAAGACCATCTCGGCGAGGCCAAGACCCTGCTTGATCCGTTCGAGATGGACCGGATGCGCTATGTCTGGCGCAAGCGCATCACCATGCCGTGCAACTGGAAGACCGCGCAGGAAGCCTTCATGGAAGGTTATCATGTGCAGACCACGCACCGGCAGCTGCTGCCCTATCAAGACGACTACACCTTCTCCCGCGCCTTCGGGAAGCATGCGATGTTCGGCTATGCGCCGACCGCCCTGTTCGGCCTGCCGAGCCCGCGCATCAGCGATCAGAGCGGCGACATGCGCAAGGGCCTCTACGAGTTCAACAAGGAGATCTGGGACACGCTGAAGGCGACCACGACCGACGAGATGCTGGCGGCCGGCCGGCGGCTGATGGAGTTGCCCGAGACGGCCAACCCGTTCGAGATCTACGTCGCCTTCGCCCGGTTCCACCGCGAGGAATCGGAGAAGGCCGGCCGCCCCTGGCCCGCCATCACCCCCGAGCAGCAGATGGCGGCGGGCACCGACTGGAACATCTTCCCCAACCTCGTCTTCCTCCAGCAGCCGACCAACGTGCTGTTCTATCGGGCGCGGCCCAATGGCGACGATCCCGATAGCTGCATCTTCGAGGTCAACGTGCTCGAGCGCTTCGCGCCGGGTGCCGAACCGAAGAATGTCGAGGTCGAGGTCGCCGATGACTGGCGCAAGGTCGATTGGGGCCTGATCCTGGAGCAGGACTTCCAGAATATGGAGGCCGTCCAGAAGGGGATGAAGTCCCGCGCCTTCAAAGCGGCGCGGCCTAGCCCCGTCCAGGAGGTCGAGATCAGCAATTTCCATGCGACATTGCTCGCCTATCTGCACGGGGATCGGTGATGGCGGCACCGGATTGGGACGAGATCGCGGACTTCGTGATCTGCGGGTCCGGCGGCGGATCGATGGCCGCCGCGCTCTACCTCAAGTCGATCGGCAAGCAGCCGCTGATCCTGGAGAAGACCGATAAGCTGGGCGGGTCGACCGCCATGTCGGGCGGCGTGCTGTGGATCCCCAACAACCATCTCCTCGCCCGGGACGGGATCGTCGACAGCCACGAGGCGGGCCGCACCTATATGGATGCGACCGTCGGCAACGACGCCGGCCCCGCCGCCTCGCCCGAGCGCAAGGAAGCCTATCTGCGCAACGGCCCGGTCATGATGAAATGGCTGGAAGAGCAGGGCATGAAATGGCTGCGGACCGAGGGCTGGGCGGACTATTATGACGACCGCCCCGGCGGCTGCACCCGTAGCCGTTCGGTCGGCGCGCCGATGCTCGACGGACGCGCGATGGGGCCGCTGTTGGACAAGCTTCGCCTCGGCCCGATGGTGATGCCGCTGCCCACCGACAAGGCCGGCATCATCGGCCTCGCCACCCGCACGCCCAAGGGCATGTGGGAGGGCATGAAGCTGCTGTTCCGCATGTGGCTGGTCAAGAAGCGCGGCGTGCCGATCCTCAGTTTCGGTGGCGCGCTTCAGGGCCGGATGCTGATGCTCGCCGACAAGGCGGGGATCGACATGCGCACCGGCCATGGCGTCGTCGATCTGGTCGAGGAGAAGGGCCGGGTGACCGGCGTGATTGTCGAGCATGAAGGCAGGCGGCTGCGCATCGGCGCGCGCGACGGCGTGCTGATCAACGCGGGCGGCTTTTCGAAGAATGCCGAGATGCGCAAGAAATACGGCCCGCAGCCCAGTTCGGTTGAATGGACCAACGCCAATCCCGGCGACACCGGCGAGATGATCGAGATCGCCGAGAAGCATGGCGCCGCGCTCGACCTGATGGACCAGGCTTGGTGGGTGCCGGGAACGATGGTGCCCGAAGGCGGCCCCGCCAACATGCACAATACCGACATCTCCAAGCCGCACTGCATCATCGTCAACCGCCACGGGCGGCGCATCCTGAACGAAAGCGGCTCCTATATGGAGAACGGCCAGCGGCTCTACCGCAACGACGTGCCGGCCTATGTCATCCTCGATAGCCGCCACCGTAAGCGTTATGCCTGGGGCTATTATCCGCCGGGCAAAACGCCCCAGTCCTGGTTCGACAGCGGCATGATGAAGACCGCCGACACGATCGAGGACCTTGCGGTGAAGGCGGGGATCGACCCCCACGGCCTCAAGGACGAGGTCGCCAAGTTCAACCGCTATTGCGAGACCGGCAAGGATCTCGACTTCAACCGGGGCGGGCGCGGCTACGACAACTGGTTCGGCGATCCCACCGTCAAGCCGAATCCCAATCTCGGCAAGATCGAGAAGCCGCCCTTCTATGTGATGGAGATGGTGCCCGGTGACGTCGGCACCAGCGGCGGCATATTGACCGACGAGAATGCACGGGTGCTGAGGGCGGACGGATCGGTGATCCAGGGCCTCTACGCCACCGGCAATTCGACTGCGTCGGTGATGGGCCGCTGCTATCCGGCGGCGGGGGCCAGCATCGGCGCCTCCTTCGTTTTCGCGTGGATCGCGGCGCACCATGCCGCCGGCCGCAACGACTGAGGCCTGCTGTTCAGCCCGGCCGGTTCCGCCGGGCCTGGGCGGCCTCGCGCCATTGGGTCGCGGCCATGCCGGTCCGCTGGCGGAACATGCTGCGGAACAGGCGGCTGTCGGAGAAGCCGACCAGTTCGGCGATCCGGTCGATCGAGCGGTTCGACTTCTCCAGCATCCGCGTCGCGGCCTGGAGGCGGAGCTGCTGGACGTAGCTTTTCGGTGTCAGACCCAGCGCCTTGCGGAAGCGCCGCACAAGGGTGGGCTGGCTGGTCGACAGCGCCTCGGCGAGCTGCTGGATGCCGATCGGTCCGGTGAAACGCTGCTCCAGCCAGATCTGGGCGCGGGCGACGAGCGGGTCGCTTGCCAGCAATTCCTCTTCCTCGCGGTCGAGCCCCATGATGGAGGTCAGCCAGCGGCCGACATCGGGGGACAGCGTTCGCTCCATCGCCCGCACGATCAGCGCCAGGTCGTTGCCCATGCCGTTGGCGATCAGCAGATCGCCGTGATCGGCGAGGCCCAACTGCTCCTCGGCGCGGTGGCGCGGGAACAGGGCGCGGGCGACAGGTTGCAGCGCCCGCGCGATCGGCACGGCGATGTCGCGGGTAAGCCCCGCTGCCATCAGGAACAGCGCCGATGCCCCGCTCGCGCCGATCACCGCACCGCGATCGGCCTGCTGCTGGAGCCAGCCGAGCAGCGCATGGCCACGCTCCAGCCTTTCCTCCATCGCCGCATAACCCATCGCGCGGAAGGCGGGCAGCCAGACGAAGGCGTGCTCGTCGGTGCTGCTGATCGCGCCATCCACCTCCAGCGGGCGGC
The sequence above is drawn from the Rhizorhabdus dicambivorans genome and encodes:
- a CDS encoding aromatic ring-hydroxylating oxygenase subunit alpha, translated to MNEISKVTTAGSGAVRPDYVPADAYISPDYVKLEKERLWPRVWQIACREEEIPNPGDFYTYDIADESIAVVRKTDGTVAAYHNVCPHRGRRLTAGCGRMGKFHCKYHGWQWTLDGKPAEVVDRKDWGDLLQDGEITLQSVKVASWGGWLFINMDPDSESLEDHLGEAKTLLDPFEMDRMRYVWRKRITMPCNWKTAQEAFMEGYHVQTTHRQLLPYQDDYTFSRAFGKHAMFGYAPTALFGLPSPRISDQSGDMRKGLYEFNKEIWDTLKATTTDEMLAAGRRLMELPETANPFEIYVAFARFHREESEKAGRPWPAITPEQQMAAGTDWNIFPNLVFLQQPTNVLFYRARPNGDDPDSCIFEVNVLERFAPGAEPKNVEVEVADDWRKVDWGLILEQDFQNMEAVQKGMKSRAFKAARPSPVQEVEISNFHATLLAYLHGDR
- a CDS encoding FAD-binding protein produces the protein MAAPDWDEIADFVICGSGGGSMAAALYLKSIGKQPLILEKTDKLGGSTAMSGGVLWIPNNHLLARDGIVDSHEAGRTYMDATVGNDAGPAASPERKEAYLRNGPVMMKWLEEQGMKWLRTEGWADYYDDRPGGCTRSRSVGAPMLDGRAMGPLLDKLRLGPMVMPLPTDKAGIIGLATRTPKGMWEGMKLLFRMWLVKKRGVPILSFGGALQGRMLMLADKAGIDMRTGHGVVDLVEEKGRVTGVIVEHEGRRLRIGARDGVLINAGGFSKNAEMRKKYGPQPSSVEWTNANPGDTGEMIEIAEKHGAALDLMDQAWWVPGTMVPEGGPANMHNTDISKPHCIIVNRHGRRILNESGSYMENGQRLYRNDVPAYVILDSRHRKRYAWGYYPPGKTPQSWFDSGMMKTADTIEDLAVKAGIDPHGLKDEVAKFNRYCETGKDLDFNRGGRGYDNWFGDPTVKPNPNLGKIEKPPFYVMEMVPGDVGTSGGILTDENARVLRADGSVIQGLYATGNSTASVMGRCYPAAGASIGASFVFAWIAAHHAAGRND
- a CDS encoding GlxA family transcriptional regulator — protein: MPDFALIALDGAYHASVGALTDSFILARDRIEQVFADSGPMRMETGLRILSIDGAPIRMADGRPLEVDGAISSTDEHAFVWLPAFRAMGYAAMEERLERGHALLGWLQQQADRGAVIGASGASALFLMAAGLTRDIAVPIARALQPVARALFPRHRAEEQLGLADHGDLLIANGMGNDLALIVRAMERTLSPDVGRWLTSIMGLDREEEELLASDPLVARAQIWLEQRFTGPIGIQQLAEALSTSQPTLVRRFRKALGLTPKSYVQQLRLQAATRMLEKSNRSIDRIAELVGFSDSRLFRSMFRQRTGMAATQWREAAQARRNRPG